The following proteins are encoded in a genomic region of Macrobrachium nipponense isolate FS-2020 chromosome 44, ASM1510439v2, whole genome shotgun sequence:
- the LOC135204106 gene encoding uncharacterized protein LOC135204106, translated as MTGEERKPNPASVEEEEGGEEELRWLWKANEDTKLCQYANDFGTRIGMTVVTLTTSRPLEFPLFKRAFRIAQSKCLNLRVTLRSRGNDLWFCELLKPSLDVEELDENEDLFEVIERLSKQNYNCKNQPHWRIRLTPRKQGSSNVLENSKKDFPFQYDYIFQMNHILFDGMNLALVVDMAHKILDRLIEGESNFDGETGYGYTENTGLEERERDVEMKLLEGEGYRELIAREMPPGGRIPWINKGYPKPGVHRSSTKHITRQIGQELLQKLSVKCKEAGVTFNSAFTAIINISLMQLMRSAGVDEDSYDIYSYQLVNLRRYLDNQEKTPGGAYHYPMTYCSRVNAADKENFWEYAKKCNEELQSKLKAGRPLEQKVLSDRRKTSRRLLPSSSTTLLPSWSISASPTSAT; from the exons ATGACCGGCGAGGAACGGAAGCCGAATCCAGCATCagtcgaggaagaagaaggaggagaagaagaactgAGGTGGCTATGGAAAGCGAACGAAGACACGAAGCTGTGCCAATATGCTAATGACTTTGGCACTCGTATTGGCATGACAGTTGTGACGTTGACAACGTCCAGGCCCCTGGAATTCCCTCTATTTAAGAGAGCCTTTCGGATAGCTCAGAG CAAATGTCTGAACTTACGCGTGACTCTAAGAAGCAGAGGAAATGACTTGTGGTTTTGCGAGCTTCTAAAACCAAGTTTGGATGTCGAG GAACTCGACGAAAACGAGGACCTCTTTGAGGTAATAGAGAGGCTATCAAAGCAAAACTACAACTGTAAGAACCAGCCTCATTGGAGAATCCGTCTCACTCCTCGAAAACAGGGCAGTTCCAATGTCCTGGAAAACTCCAAGAAGGATTTTCCATTCCAGTACGACTACATCTTCCAGATGAATCACATCTTATTCGACGGCATGAATCTAGCGCTGGTGGTAGACATGGCCCACAAAATACTCGACAGACTCATCGAAGGCGAGTCGAATTTCGACGGCGAGACGGGATATGGCTATACCGAAAACACCGGCTTGGAGGAACGCGAAAGGGACGTTGAGATGAAGCTCCTTGAAGGAGAAGGATACCGGGAACTCATCGCTAGAGAGATGCCCCCAGGGGGCAGGATCCCCTGGATCAATAAAGGGTATCCCAAACCAGGGGTGCACAGGTCATCGACCAAGCATATTACCCGTCAAATCGGACAGGAGCTGCTACAGAAGCTGAGCGTCAAATGCAAGGAGGCAGGAGTGACGTTCAACAGCGCATTCACTGCCATCATCAACATCTCGCTCATGCAACTCATGAGAAGCGCAGGTGTCGACGAAGATTCTTACGACATCTACTCCTACCAACTAGTCAACCTCAGGCGCTACTTAGACAACCAGGAAAAGACCCCCGGTGGGGCGTATCATTACCCAATGACCTACTGCTCGCGGGTGAACGCTGCCGACAAAGAGAACTTCTGGGAATACGCCAAAAAGTGCAACGAGGAACTCCAGTCCAAACTCAAAGCCGGAAGGCCCCTCGAGCAGAAGGTTTTAAGCGACAGAAGAAAAACGTCCCGACGACTCCTTCCGAGTTCTTCGACGACCCTCCTCCCGTCCTGGTCGATTTCAGCGTCTCCAACGTCGGCGACTTGA